In one bacterium genomic region, the following are encoded:
- a CDS encoding YihY/virulence factor BrkB family protein, translated as MNYRRALKRSCLFLRRLQREIGYDDCMGMAAQIAYYMMLALFPFILFLLSLISYLPMLQPDLVLSVLSEALPGDTYDLVAGTVRSLLVQRGGGLLGLGLMAALWSGSMGVGALITTINRAYNIHPKRNLVHQKVLSIVLTLALSGFVILSTALVLLGPDLTHDFFRLLGLAGDSQNFWLTLRLPLVLLLNLLALSILYHYAPEAKQRYVWVLPGTVTATVLWFGASSLFRLFLRNFSSYNLTYGSIATFIILMVWLWLSGFIFLLGAEINALMQRVDHYEDLPRVRGRVRWRMHRH; from the coding sequence ATGAACTACCGACGCGCCCTGAAACGATCCTGCCTGTTCCTGCGCCGCCTGCAGCGGGAGATCGGCTACGACGACTGCATGGGCATGGCCGCGCAGATCGCCTACTACATGATGCTGGCCCTGTTCCCCTTCATCCTGTTCCTGCTGAGCCTGATCAGCTACCTGCCGATGCTGCAGCCGGACCTGGTGCTGAGCGTCCTGAGCGAGGCGCTGCCCGGGGACACGTACGATCTGGTGGCCGGGACGGTCCGTTCGCTGCTGGTGCAGCGCGGCGGCGGGCTGCTGGGCCTGGGCCTGATGGCCGCGCTGTGGTCGGGCTCGATGGGCGTGGGCGCCCTGATCACGACGATCAACCGGGCCTACAACATCCACCCCAAGCGCAACCTCGTGCACCAGAAGGTCCTGTCCATCGTGCTGACCCTGGCGCTCAGCGGCTTCGTCATCCTGTCCACCGCCCTGGTGCTGCTGGGGCCGGACCTCACGCACGATTTCTTCCGCCTCCTGGGCCTGGCCGGCGACAGCCAGAACTTCTGGCTGACCCTGCGCCTGCCGCTGGTGCTGCTGCTGAACCTGCTGGCGTTGTCGATCCTCTACCACTACGCGCCCGAGGCGAAGCAGCGCTACGTGTGGGTGCTGCCGGGCACGGTGACCGCCACCGTCCTGTGGTTCGGCGCCTCGTCGCTGTTCCGGCTGTTCCTGCGCAACTTCAGCTCCTACAACCTGACCTACGGCTCGATCGCCACGTTCATCATCCTGATGGTCTGGCTGTGGCTGTCGGGCTTCATCTTCCTGCTCGGCGCCGAGATCAACGCCCTGATGCAGCGCGTCGACCACTACGAGGACCTGCCCCGCGTCCGCGGCCGGGTCCGCTGGCGCATGCACCGCCACTGA
- a CDS encoding inorganic pyrophosphatase: protein MRDFLSFHPWRPHPWHGLTAGPQPPELVHAYIEITPFDVIKYEIDKTTGYMRADRPQRSSAQPPALYGFVPRTYCGPRVSALCPKASVGDGDPLDICVLSERPIARAEVVLNVRVIGGFQMIDNGEADDKIVGILHNDLMWDRVRDIRQAPEALIERLEHYFTTYKLVPGHKSKQTIAKTYGAVHARKVVTAAIRDYDETFAKLSGTGGDPPRSPATPARKPRRA from the coding sequence ATGCGTGACTTCCTCTCGTTCCACCCCTGGCGCCCCCACCCCTGGCACGGCCTGACCGCGGGCCCGCAGCCGCCCGAGCTGGTGCACGCCTACATCGAGATCACGCCCTTCGACGTGATCAAGTACGAGATCGACAAGACGACGGGCTACATGCGGGCCGACCGGCCCCAGCGCTCGTCGGCGCAGCCGCCGGCCCTCTACGGCTTCGTGCCGCGCACGTACTGCGGCCCGCGCGTCAGCGCCCTCTGCCCCAAGGCCTCGGTGGGCGACGGCGACCCGCTGGACATCTGCGTGCTCAGCGAGCGGCCCATCGCGCGCGCCGAGGTCGTGCTGAACGTCCGGGTGATCGGCGGCTTCCAGATGATCGACAACGGCGAGGCCGACGACAAGATCGTGGGCATCCTGCACAACGACCTGATGTGGGACCGCGTCCGCGACATCCGGCAGGCGCCCGAAGCGCTCATCGAGCGCCTCGAACACTACTTCACCACCTACAAGCTCGTGCCCGGCCACAAGTCGAAGCAGACGATCGCCAAGACCTACGGCGCCGTCCACGCCCGTAAGGTCGTCACCGCCGCCATCCGCGACTACGACGAGACCTTCGCGAAGCTGTCGGGCACCGGCGGCGACCCGCCCCGCTCGCCCGCGACCCCGGCCCGCAAACCCCGCCGCGCCTGA
- a CDS encoding OsmC family protein — MPQHTVTWEGGRRFTGRTADGRESRFDVPVAMGGDGTAPSPMEAVLHALAGCAAVDVVAILEKMRCPPASLRVEVDAERAADHPRVYTSIDVLFVVTGEVPEKKLARAIELSSGTFCSVGAMLGRTARITHRFELR; from the coding sequence ATGCCGCAGCACACCGTGACCTGGGAGGGCGGCCGCCGCTTCACGGGCCGCACCGCCGACGGCCGCGAGAGCCGCTTCGACGTCCCGGTCGCGATGGGCGGCGACGGCACGGCCCCCTCGCCGATGGAGGCCGTCCTGCACGCGCTGGCCGGCTGCGCGGCCGTCGACGTGGTCGCCATCCTGGAGAAGATGCGCTGCCCGCCGGCGTCCCTGCGCGTGGAGGTCGACGCCGAGCGCGCCGCGGACCACCCGCGGGTCTACACGTCGATCGACGTGCTGTTCGTGGTGACCGGCGAGGTGCCCGAGAAGAAGCTGGCGCGGGCGATCGAGCTGTCGTCCGGCACGTTCTGCTCGGTGGGGGCGATGCTGGGCCGGACGGCGCGGATCACCCACCGCTTCGAACTGCGTTGA